AATAGTGCTCGATCAGAAGTTTTCTCGCATCCGGATCATCGTCTTCTTTGCAACGCTGCCATAAATCTTGATGGGATAACCGTGAGCGTGTTTGATCGACCATACTAGCTTCACCATCCTTATTCGTCCGTCAGACGACGAATCGCCTGAACCACTTCCTGTGGATTGGGGTTGTCAAGAGAGACCAATCGCGTGGGCTGCAAGGGCTCGAAACCACTAGCTGCTGTTTCGCCCTTGCCTTCTGCCCATTGTTCCTTCATCATTTCTGATAATGAATCACCATCATCGGGGGTTGAGATATCAAGTACTGTTCCACGATCTTCTTCGGGAGCATCTATTGCTTCCATTTTTTTCACCGGATTCATCAGTTGCCCAAATACAAGTCGCACAACGAATGCTATCGCTGCAAATACTAGAAACGCATAAAAGCTACGAATACAAGTCGTACCTATAGGATTGTTCGATAGGGAAAACAAAAAGGTCAATATCGCACCGAATACACCAAATCCGATATTTAAGCGCCAGGAACCTACCATATTAAATCTCCTTTACTCCGAACTGAACGCTTCGAATGCTGAATATACCAGTCTGAATGCTCAGTTCAACCGTGCGACCATAGCTTCCTCCAGTATCTTCTGAAACAAGAGGAATCGAGTAATGCGCCAACGCCAGCTTCGTAGCTTCTACATTGCGTGGACCAATACGCATCGTATCGGAGCCACCCATGAAAGCAAACATCTGCGCTCCACCAGCCATTTTCGCAATTAAACGCGCCGTGATCGCTCCTTTGCTTTTCATCCGCTGCAGTAGCTCAGGCACAGCCGTATCTGCATATTTGGCAAGATTCAGCTGTCCTTCGCGGGCAATATCTGATGAGGGCAGCATAATATGGGCCATCCCACCAATCCGCAGCTGAGGGTCATATAGAGCTAAGCCAACACATGAGCCCAAGCCAGTAGTCTTTAGCACCGAGCCATCATGTGCAATGTTTAAATCAGCCATCCCTACTTTTACAAGGGTGCCTTCCATCATTAGATTGGCACTCCCAACGCACGGAATAGCTTATCGAACGACTCAGGATCAGGAATGAGGAAGAAATGACCTTCCGCTTCTTGATGTCCTTCCAAAAATGTCGTATCGATGAGAAGGGCATCTTCGCCCATCGTGCCGAACTGAAGTAAGCCAAAACTCAAAATCGCGCCTGCCATATCGACTGCTAGTGATGGAACCGTTGGCGACATATGTAGACCAGTGAAATCGGCAAGGGAGGACAAGTAGGAGCCTGCCAGAATATTCCCAATTTCACTAAGTGCCGATAATTCTAGCTCGCTGTATTGATCGTTCTCCGCTGCATTAAAGCCAAGTAAGCCTTGTAGAATGCGTCGAGCAGGCTCACGATTGATAATAAAGAACATATTCCCAGGAGCGTCGCCATCTACCCTTAGGAAAATGGCGATAACTACAGCTTCTGAGCCTCCAACACGATCTGCAATCTCTTCAAATGGAATAAAGTTGACCGTTGGTACGGCCATATCTACCGGCTTGTTAAGTAAAGTCGACAATGCAGTTGCGGCATTGCCTGCTCCGATATTTCCGACTTCCCTAAGCACATCCATCTTGAAATCCGCGTTATTCTTAAAAAGGCTCACTGGCTTATTCTCCGAACTGTTCTAATTGGATGATTTCACTACGGCTTAGAACCTCTACCAGGTTCAACAAAATGAGTAAGCGGCTTTCACCAATTTTGGCAACTCCGCTAATGTACTTCGCCTTGATTCCACCTAACACCTCCGGTGGATTCTCAATGGCGTCGCTCATCACATCCATAACATCATTGGCAGAATCAACGATAAAGCCAACCTCTAGATCATTAGCAGCGACAATAATAATACGTGAGTTTTCGGTTTGCTCAGCTTCTACAAGTCCAAAACGTCCACGTAAGTCTATAACTGGAATAACAATACCGCGTAGGTTAATAACTCCCTTAACGAATACAGGCGTTTTCGGCACTCGTGTAATGGGAACCATCCGCTCTATCGTGCGAACCTTATCCACCTCGATACCGTACTCCTCTTGCGCTAGCGTAAATACGATGACCTTTATTTCCTCTGCCATGGATAAATCCTCCCTTACAATCCGGTATTTTTATTTAATTAGTGCATTAGGATCTACAATCAAAGCAACCTGACCATCTCCGAGAATAGTCGCTCCTGAGACGACGCTTACGGTGCCTGCCATATACTTTCCAAGCGGCTTCAAGACGATTTCACTTTGCCCTATGAACTCATCTACTAGAATAGCAGCGAGCTTGTCCCCTTTGCGGATGACTAGCATTTCCGTCTCGTTCTCTTCCTCGTCGCTATAATCAGGAGAATCTACCAGAACAGCCAATGATACAACTGGAATGATAGAGTTGCGATAATCAATCATTCGGTTTCCATGTAACGTTCGAATATCTGATCTCTTAACAGATCCTGTTTCTACGATAGAGGAAAGCGGGAAAGCATATTTCTCTGAGCCTAGCTTGAT
This portion of the Cohnella abietis genome encodes:
- a CDS encoding chemotaxis protein CheD: MMEGTLVKVGMADLNIAHDGSVLKTTGLGSCVGLALYDPQLRIGGMAHIMLPSSDIAREGQLNLAKYADTAVPELLQRMKSKGAITARLIAKMAGGAQMFAFMGGSDTMRIGPRNVEATKLALAHYSIPLVSEDTGGSYGRTVELSIQTGIFSIRSVQFGVKEI
- a CDS encoding chemotaxis protein CheW, whose amino-acid sequence is MAEEIKVIVFTLAQEEYGIEVDKVRTIERMVPITRVPKTPVFVKGVINLRGIVIPVIDLRGRFGLVEAEQTENSRIIIVAANDLEVGFIVDSANDVMDVMSDAIENPPEVLGGIKAKYISGVAKIGESRLLILLNLVEVLSRSEIIQLEQFGE
- a CDS encoding chemotaxis protein CheC, with the protein product MSLFKNNADFKMDVLREVGNIGAGNAATALSTLLNKPVDMAVPTVNFIPFEEIADRVGGSEAVVIAIFLRVDGDAPGNMFFIINREPARRILQGLLGFNAAENDQYSELELSALSEIGNILAGSYLSSLADFTGLHMSPTVPSLAVDMAGAILSFGLLQFGTMGEDALLIDTTFLEGHQEAEGHFFLIPDPESFDKLFRALGVPI